From a region of the Tenggerimyces flavus genome:
- a CDS encoding NCS1 family nucleobase:cation symporter-1, with translation MTRTELPEDETQIVHPDGRVELNAPELIAGTKYANGELVPTPVNERRWTTYNYTALWMGMAHNIPSYLLASGLVALGMNWLQAFLTITLANIIVLVPMLLNSHAGTKYGIPFPVFARAFYGVRGANLPALLRAFIACGWFGIQTWIGGQAIHAIVGKLAGAGWLEASPLAGHPWTLWLSFGFFWLVQVILIMRGIDGLRRFENWAAPLVTVAFLALMIWIVIQAGGFGPIFSEESKLGWGPGFWTIFAPSLMGMIAFWATLSLNMPDFTRFSQGQKQQVRGQILGLPTTMSFIALVSIITTSGTIVVYGEAIWDPVLLATRFENPVVVIVGLIMAILATMSCNVAANVVSPSYDFSNALPRWLNFRTAGLVTAIIGVIIQPWRLITDPNVYIFAWLGFYGGVLASIAGVLIAGYWFVNRTQISLIDLYKVGGRYWYAGGWNWRAVVATLVGAVLAVGGAYGGPFPAGGLIGFLKPLYDYSWAIGLVAGFLIYLALTYAAPVRRAAVAPASVG, from the coding sequence GGACGGTCGGGTGGAGCTGAACGCGCCTGAGCTGATCGCCGGCACCAAGTACGCGAACGGCGAGCTCGTCCCGACGCCGGTCAACGAGCGGCGCTGGACGACGTACAACTACACCGCGCTGTGGATGGGCATGGCCCACAACATCCCCAGCTACCTACTCGCCTCCGGGCTGGTCGCACTCGGGATGAACTGGCTGCAGGCGTTCCTCACGATCACCCTGGCGAACATCATCGTGCTCGTCCCGATGCTGCTGAACAGCCACGCGGGCACCAAGTACGGCATCCCGTTCCCCGTCTTCGCCCGCGCGTTCTACGGCGTCCGCGGCGCCAACCTGCCCGCGCTGCTGCGCGCGTTCATCGCGTGCGGCTGGTTCGGCATCCAGACCTGGATCGGCGGCCAGGCGATCCACGCGATCGTCGGCAAGCTCGCCGGCGCCGGGTGGCTCGAGGCCAGCCCGCTCGCCGGGCATCCGTGGACGCTATGGCTGAGCTTCGGGTTCTTCTGGCTCGTCCAGGTGATCCTCATCATGCGCGGCATCGATGGACTGCGCCGGTTCGAGAACTGGGCCGCGCCGCTGGTGACGGTCGCGTTCCTCGCGCTGATGATCTGGATCGTCATCCAGGCAGGCGGATTCGGCCCGATCTTCTCCGAGGAGTCCAAGCTCGGCTGGGGTCCCGGCTTCTGGACGATCTTCGCTCCGTCGCTGATGGGCATGATCGCGTTCTGGGCCACGCTGTCGCTGAACATGCCCGACTTCACCCGCTTCTCCCAGGGGCAGAAGCAGCAGGTACGCGGGCAGATCCTCGGCCTGCCGACCACGATGTCGTTCATCGCGCTGGTCTCGATCATCACCACGTCCGGCACGATCGTCGTGTACGGCGAGGCGATCTGGGACCCGGTTCTGCTGGCGACACGCTTCGAGAACCCGGTCGTCGTCATCGTCGGCCTGATCATGGCGATCCTCGCGACGATGTCATGCAACGTCGCGGCGAACGTGGTGAGCCCGTCGTACGACTTCTCCAACGCCTTGCCACGTTGGCTGAACTTCCGTACCGCCGGTCTCGTCACCGCGATCATCGGCGTGATCATCCAGCCCTGGCGGCTGATCACCGACCCGAACGTCTACATCTTCGCCTGGCTTGGGTTCTACGGCGGCGTGCTCGCCTCGATCGCCGGCGTGCTGATCGCCGGCTACTGGTTCGTGAACCGGACGCAGATCTCGCTCATCGACCTGTACAAGGTCGGCGGTCGGTACTGGTACGCGGGCGGCTGGAACTGGCGTGCGGTCGTCGCGACGCTGGTCGGCGCAGTGCTGGCGGTCGGCGGCGCGTACGGCGGCCCGTTCCCCGCTGGCGGCCTGATCGGGTTCCTCAAGCCGCTGTACGACTACAGCTGGGCGATCGGCCTGGTGGCAGGCTTCCTCATCTATCTCGCGCTGACGTACGCGGCACCCGTTCGGCGGGCCGCTGTCGCACCGGCAAGCGTGGGTTGA
- a CDS encoding nitrilase-related carbon-nitrogen hydrolase — MAGIVRAGLVQQQWTGDKDSMIASAVEHIRTAASQGAQVVCLQELFYGPYFCQVQDTDYYSYTEKIPDGPTTRLMQEVAEQNGVVLIVPMYEQEQPGVYYNTAAVIDADGTYLGMHRKNHIPQVKGFWEKFYFRPGNLGYPVFDTAVGRIGVYICYERHFPEGWRALGLAGAKIVFNPSATSRGLSEYLWRLEQPAAAVANEYFVGAINRVGVEPLGDNDFYGQSYFVDPRGQLVGEAAGDTSDEVVVRDLDLAVLDEVRDLWAFYRDRRPDSYDSLVQP, encoded by the coding sequence GTGGCTGGAATCGTTCGCGCGGGTCTGGTGCAACAGCAGTGGACCGGCGACAAGGACTCGATGATCGCGAGCGCCGTCGAGCACATCCGTACCGCCGCGTCGCAGGGCGCCCAAGTGGTGTGCCTCCAGGAGCTGTTCTACGGACCGTACTTCTGCCAGGTGCAGGACACCGACTACTACTCCTACACCGAGAAAATCCCGGACGGGCCGACGACCAGGCTCATGCAGGAGGTCGCGGAGCAGAACGGCGTCGTGCTCATCGTGCCGATGTACGAGCAGGAGCAGCCCGGCGTCTACTACAACACCGCCGCGGTGATCGACGCCGACGGGACGTACCTCGGCATGCACCGGAAGAACCACATCCCACAGGTGAAGGGATTCTGGGAGAAGTTCTACTTCCGTCCCGGCAACCTCGGCTATCCGGTGTTCGACACCGCGGTCGGGCGGATCGGCGTCTACATCTGTTACGAGCGGCACTTTCCGGAGGGCTGGCGGGCACTCGGGCTGGCCGGCGCGAAGATCGTGTTCAACCCGTCGGCGACGAGCCGCGGTCTGTCGGAGTACCTGTGGCGCCTCGAGCAGCCGGCGGCCGCGGTGGCGAACGAGTACTTCGTCGGCGCGATCAACCGAGTTGGCGTCGAACCCCTGGGTGACAACGACTTCTACGGCCAGTCCTACTTCGTCGACCCGCGCGGCCAGCTGGTCGGTGAGGCGGCGGGGGACACCTCGGACGAGGTGGTCGTACGCGACCTCGACCTGGCGGTGCTGGACGAAGTACGTGACCTGTGGGCGTTCTATCGTGATCGCAGGCCGGACTCGTACGACTCGCTCGTACAGCCGTAG
- the hydA gene encoding dihydropyrimidinase: protein MTIVIRNGTVVSPLGTSASDVLVDGERIVAVASASSGLADQWAASADRVIDAAGKYVLPGGIDAHTHMEMPFGGTSSVDTFSTGTTAAAWGGTTTIIDFAVQAKGTSLLSTLEKWHQKADGNCAVDYGFHMIVSDVNDGTLKEMETCIDAGVNSFKMFMAYPGVFYATDGEILRAMQKAKETGGTIMMHAENGIAIDQLVAQALAEGRTDPVYHGITRPPELEAEATYRAITLAKVTGAPLYIVHLSAAQALTAVANARNRGQNVFAETCPQYLFLSLDDLGRDDFEGSKFVCSPPLRPREHQAELWRGLRTNDLSVVSTDHCPFCFKDQKELGRGDFSKIPNGIPGVEHRMDLLHQGVLAGEISLSRWVEISSTTPARMFGLYPRKGAIAAGSDADIVVYDPAVKQTLSVETHHMNVDYSAYEGLEITGRVSTVLSRGSVVIDDGAFHGSTSHGVFLERELNQYLV, encoded by the coding sequence ATGACGATTGTGATCAGGAACGGAACCGTGGTCAGCCCGTTGGGCACATCCGCGTCGGACGTGCTCGTCGACGGCGAGCGGATCGTGGCGGTGGCGTCCGCGTCGTCTGGGCTGGCGGATCAGTGGGCCGCGTCGGCCGACCGGGTGATCGACGCGGCGGGCAAGTACGTGCTGCCCGGTGGCATCGATGCCCATACCCACATGGAGATGCCGTTCGGTGGAACGTCTTCGGTCGACACGTTCTCGACCGGGACGACCGCCGCGGCGTGGGGCGGCACGACGACGATCATCGACTTCGCCGTGCAGGCGAAGGGCACGAGTCTGCTGTCCACGTTGGAGAAATGGCACCAGAAGGCGGACGGCAACTGCGCCGTCGACTACGGCTTCCATATGATCGTGTCCGACGTGAACGACGGCACGCTCAAGGAGATGGAGACCTGCATCGACGCGGGTGTCAACTCGTTCAAGATGTTCATGGCGTACCCCGGCGTCTTCTACGCGACCGACGGCGAGATCCTCCGCGCGATGCAGAAGGCGAAGGAGACCGGCGGGACGATCATGATGCACGCGGAGAACGGCATCGCGATCGACCAGCTCGTCGCGCAGGCGTTGGCGGAGGGGCGTACCGACCCCGTCTACCACGGCATCACGCGGCCGCCGGAGCTCGAGGCGGAGGCGACGTACCGCGCGATCACGCTGGCGAAGGTGACGGGTGCGCCGCTCTACATCGTGCACCTGTCGGCGGCGCAGGCGTTGACCGCCGTCGCGAACGCACGCAACCGTGGGCAGAACGTGTTCGCCGAGACCTGCCCGCAGTACCTGTTCCTGTCGCTGGACGATCTGGGGCGGGATGACTTCGAGGGCTCGAAGTTCGTGTGCTCGCCGCCGCTGCGGCCTCGCGAGCACCAGGCCGAGCTGTGGCGGGGGCTGCGGACGAACGACCTGTCCGTGGTGTCGACCGACCACTGCCCGTTCTGCTTCAAGGACCAGAAGGAGCTGGGGCGCGGCGACTTCTCCAAGATTCCGAACGGGATTCCGGGCGTCGAGCACCGGATGGACCTGCTGCACCAGGGCGTGCTGGCGGGGGAGATCTCGTTGTCCCGTTGGGTGGAGATCTCTTCGACGACGCCGGCGCGGATGTTCGGCCTGTACCCGCGGAAGGGTGCGATCGCGGCGGGCTCGGACGCCGACATCGTGGTCTACGACCCGGCTGTCAAGCAGACCTTGTCAGTCGAGACGCACCATATGAACGTGGACTACTCCGCGTACGAGGGCCTGGAGATCACCGGTCGCGTGTCGACGGTGCTGTCGCGGGGCTCGGTGGTGATCGACGACGGGGCGTTCCACGGGTCGACGTCGCATGGCGTCTTCCTGGAGCGCGAGCTCAACCAGTACTTGGTCTAG
- a CDS encoding TIGR03842 family LLM class F420-dependent oxidoreductase → MDFGVVLQTDPPARDVVETLRVAEAGGFGYGWTFDSTILWQEPFVIYSQVLAATSSMVVGPMVTNPVTRDWSVLASTFATLNDMYGNRTVCGMGRGDSARRVIGLKPANLATVRESMIAIKRLAEGRAVTMNDTSVRIPWVSAGASLPMWLAAYGPKALALVGEVADGFILQCGDPDIARWTIGSVRAAASAAGRDPASITICVAAPAYVGTDLPHQRDQLRWFGGMVGNHVADLVSRYGTSGPVPHALTDYIREREGYDYSHHGKAGNRSTDFVPDSIVDRFCLLGPAEAHVERLQELKELGVDQFAIYLMHDDREKTLASYSRDIIPHLA, encoded by the coding sequence ATGGACTTTGGTGTTGTGCTGCAGACGGATCCGCCGGCTCGGGACGTCGTGGAGACGTTGCGGGTGGCGGAGGCGGGCGGCTTCGGCTACGGCTGGACGTTCGACTCGACGATCCTGTGGCAGGAGCCGTTCGTCATCTACTCCCAGGTGCTCGCGGCGACGTCGTCGATGGTGGTCGGACCGATGGTGACCAACCCGGTGACGCGGGACTGGTCGGTGCTGGCGTCGACGTTCGCGACGTTGAACGACATGTACGGCAACCGCACGGTGTGCGGCATGGGCCGCGGCGACTCGGCCCGGCGGGTCATCGGACTGAAGCCGGCGAACCTCGCCACCGTGCGGGAGTCGATGATCGCGATCAAGCGTCTGGCCGAGGGTCGTGCGGTGACGATGAACGACACCTCGGTGCGGATCCCATGGGTGTCTGCTGGCGCCTCGCTGCCGATGTGGTTGGCGGCGTACGGCCCCAAGGCACTGGCGTTGGTCGGCGAGGTGGCGGACGGTTTCATCTTGCAGTGTGGGGATCCCGACATCGCGCGCTGGACGATCGGCTCGGTGCGCGCCGCCGCTTCGGCCGCGGGGCGGGATCCCGCGTCGATCACGATCTGCGTCGCAGCGCCGGCGTACGTCGGAACGGACCTGCCGCACCAGCGCGACCAGCTACGGTGGTTCGGCGGAATGGTCGGCAACCACGTGGCGGACCTGGTGTCGCGCTACGGAACGTCGGGGCCGGTGCCGCACGCGTTGACGGACTACATCAGGGAACGCGAGGGGTACGACTACAGCCACCACGGCAAGGCGGGGAACCGGTCGACGGACTTCGTGCCGGACTCCATCGTCGACCGGTTCTGCCTGCTGGGCCCGGCGGAGGCTCACGTGGAACGGCTGCAGGAGCTGAAGGAGCTCGGCGTCGACCAGTTCGCGATCTACCTGATGCACGACGACCGGGAGAAGACGCTCGCCTCGTACAGCCGCGACATCATCCCCCACCTGGCCTGA
- a CDS encoding IS110 family transposase codes for MIFVGDDWAEDHHDIHVMDDNGERLASRRLPEGLPGIRALHDVVASHAAVHAEDHGVDPAGVVVGIETDRGLWVNALVAAGYQVYAINPLAVARYRDRHHLSGAKSDAGDAKLLADLVRTDRHNHRPIAGDSAGAEAVKVLARGHQNLIWARTRQTNALRSALREYYPGALVAFDDLTDRDALAVLERAATPDQGARLSVSSIRSALKQAGRRRNLDTRAREIQAALRTEQLAAPVPVAAAFAATTRAAVGIIAEMNRQISELETELAAHFEHHPDADIYRSLPGLGVILGARVLGEFGDDPTRYTTTKSRKNYAGTSPLTIASGKKRAVLARHVRNRRLYDAIDAWAFCSLTRSPGARALYDQHRAAGDLHHQALRALGNRLVGILHGCLRHHTHYDEHTAWAHRNQDQQTAA; via the coding sequence ATGATCTTCGTTGGCGATGACTGGGCCGAGGATCATCACGACATTCACGTGATGGACGACAACGGTGAACGGTTGGCCTCGCGCCGGCTGCCGGAAGGGCTGCCCGGGATCCGGGCGTTGCATGACGTGGTCGCCAGCCACGCCGCCGTCCATGCCGAGGATCATGGCGTGGACCCGGCCGGGGTGGTGGTCGGGATCGAGACCGACCGTGGTCTGTGGGTCAACGCGTTGGTCGCGGCCGGGTACCAGGTGTATGCGATCAACCCACTGGCGGTGGCCCGCTACCGCGACCGCCACCATCTGTCGGGAGCCAAGTCCGACGCCGGTGATGCGAAACTGCTCGCCGACCTGGTCCGCACCGACCGCCACAACCACCGGCCGATCGCCGGTGACAGTGCGGGTGCTGAGGCTGTCAAGGTGTTGGCCCGCGGCCACCAGAACCTGATCTGGGCCCGCACCAGGCAGACCAACGCGCTGCGCTCGGCGCTGCGCGAGTACTACCCGGGCGCGCTGGTCGCCTTCGACGATCTCACCGACCGGGACGCGCTGGCCGTGCTCGAGCGCGCGGCGACCCCCGACCAGGGTGCCCGGCTGAGCGTCTCGTCGATCCGGTCAGCGCTGAAGCAGGCCGGGCGCCGCCGCAACCTCGACACCCGGGCCCGCGAGATCCAGGCCGCGTTGCGCACCGAGCAGCTGGCCGCACCCGTCCCAGTGGCGGCCGCGTTCGCGGCCACCACCCGCGCCGCGGTCGGCATCATCGCCGAGATGAACCGCCAGATCAGCGAGCTCGAAACCGAACTCGCAGCCCATTTTGAGCACCACCCGGACGCCGACATCTACCGCTCCCTGCCAGGACTCGGTGTCATCCTCGGCGCCCGGGTGCTCGGTGAGTTCGGGGACGACCCCACTCGCTACACCACCACCAAGTCTCGCAAGAACTACGCCGGCACGTCACCGTTGACCATCGCCTCGGGCAAGAAACGCGCCGTGCTCGCCCGCCACGTCCGCAACCGCCGCCTCTACGACGCCATCGACGCCTGGGCCTTCTGCTCCCTCACCCGAAGCCCCGGAGCACGCGCCCTCTACGACCAACACCGCGCCGCCGGCGACCTCCACCACCAAGCCCTCCGCGCCCTCGGCAACCGCCTCGTCGGCATCCTCCACGGATGCCTACGCCACCACACCCACTACGACGAACACACCGCCTGGGCCCACCGAAACCAAGATCAACAAACCGCCGCTTGA
- a CDS encoding IS1380 family transposase, with translation MRVSHSVSAVFDDPNLVSCAGLVPVLSLARRCGLAQLAGARVSIDAPGGANPQLKVPALVAGMVAGADSIDDLDLLRHGGMDRLFGGVRAPSTLGTFLRCFTFGHVRQLDAVAAAFLVNLARHTPLLPDGDELVFVDVDDTIRRTHGHAKQGVGCGYSGVSGLNALLATVSTSTGAPVIAATRLRKGSTHSARGAATLIGDAIGTVRKADASGMVIVRADSAFYTHHTIAAIRRARARFSVTARMTPAVVAAISAIDEQTWTPIHYPNAVFDEAEQCWISDAEVAEIGYTAFGNRRAGEQVTARLIVRRVRRLNPTSHVPRNIQRHLQTDAVQGELFAAYRYHAVFTDSPMLLLQAETQHRGHAIVEQVIADLKNSALAHLPSGRFNANAAWLVCAAIAFNLTRAAGTLASTFHARATTATIRAHLINLPARIARSARRLTLHLPRNWPWEHDWQQLFTTAAQHAPPHPA, from the coding sequence ATGCGAGTCTCTCATAGTGTTTCGGCGGTTTTTGATGATCCGAATCTGGTTTCGTGCGCGGGATTGGTTCCGGTGCTGTCGTTGGCGCGGCGGTGCGGGCTGGCGCAGTTGGCCGGCGCGAGGGTCAGCATCGATGCCCCGGGTGGGGCGAACCCGCAGCTGAAGGTGCCGGCGCTGGTCGCCGGAATGGTCGCCGGCGCGGACTCGATTGATGACCTGGACCTGCTGCGGCACGGCGGGATGGACCGGTTGTTCGGCGGGGTGCGGGCACCGTCGACGTTGGGCACCTTCCTTCGCTGTTTCACCTTCGGCCATGTCCGGCAGCTAGACGCGGTCGCGGCAGCGTTCTTGGTGAACCTGGCCAGGCACACTCCGCTGCTGCCCGACGGCGATGAGTTGGTGTTCGTCGATGTCGACGACACCATCCGGCGAACCCATGGTCACGCCAAGCAGGGCGTCGGCTGCGGCTACTCCGGTGTGAGCGGTTTGAACGCGCTGCTCGCGACCGTGTCCACATCCACCGGCGCGCCGGTGATCGCCGCCACCCGGCTGCGGAAAGGGTCGACGCATTCGGCTCGCGGCGCCGCCACGCTGATCGGCGACGCGATCGGCACCGTCCGGAAGGCCGACGCGTCCGGCATGGTCATCGTGCGTGCGGACTCCGCGTTCTACACCCACCACACGATCGCCGCGATCCGCCGGGCCCGGGCCCGGTTCTCGGTGACGGCCCGGATGACACCGGCCGTGGTCGCCGCGATCAGCGCCATCGACGAGCAGACCTGGACGCCGATCCACTACCCCAACGCGGTCTTCGACGAAGCCGAGCAGTGCTGGATCTCCGATGCCGAAGTCGCCGAAATCGGCTACACCGCCTTCGGTAACCGCCGCGCCGGTGAACAGGTCACCGCCCGACTGATCGTGCGCCGAGTCCGCCGCCTCAACCCCACCAGCCACGTTCCCCGCAACATCCAACGCCACCTCCAAACCGACGCGGTGCAGGGCGAGTTGTTCGCGGCCTACCGCTATCACGCGGTGTTCACCGACTCTCCGATGCTGCTGCTACAGGCCGAAACTCAGCACCGCGGCCACGCCATCGTCGAACAAGTCATCGCCGACCTGAAGAACTCCGCCCTGGCCCACCTACCGTCCGGCCGGTTCAACGCCAACGCCGCCTGGCTGGTCTGCGCCGCGATCGCGTTCAACCTGACCCGCGCCGCCGGCACCCTCGCCTCGACCTTCCACGCCCGCGCCACCACCGCGACCATCCGCGCCCACCTGATCAACCTGCCCGCCCGGATCGCCCGATCCGCCCGCCGCCTCACCCTCCACCTACCACGGAACTGGCCCTGGGAACACGACTGGCAACAACTGTTCACCACCGCTGCTCAGCACGCCCCACCACACCCCGCCTAA
- a CDS encoding RICIN domain-containing protein — protein MSARLGVLGQTLAATALATMLAVVTAAPAPAATGSLLRNDTGLYPRAIRLEHNGAANGRVLASVVTFGGNPVDGLGAIYESTDAGATFAQVGTVADPEAGDGRGLCCSTLYELPQQIGAMPAGTLLWAASVRADARPMAIRIWKSNDIGRSWSYLSNCVTAPNTRGTWEPEFSVASDGRLVCHYADETDAAHSQKLMKVRSTDGITWTDRSASVASTASGHRPGMPVVRKLPDGRYVMVYEICGLGGQYDCVVHWRDSADGWSWGTPSALGIRPQTVDGKYFTHTPTLAWAPSVGNSSGKLLLVGQILQNANGSVAADNGRTVLVNTEGAHGNWYEIPAPVAVTNPYNNFCPNYSSPLLPSADGARVLEIATDYDGPVCKPYYATASAIGSQDAAGIVSGATYRAVAVISGHCLDVAADSRVPGGNIQQWTCNGLGPQNFVVTHRAEGWYTFVGQNSQLCMDVENGSPDAGADVRQWTCNAAPAQDWRIVNVGRGYYKVVSRASGHCLDVAGGSGAPGANVAQWFCNNLAPQTWRFERR, from the coding sequence ATGTCCGCACGTCTTGGCGTCCTCGGCCAAACGCTGGCCGCGACAGCGCTCGCCACCATGCTCGCGGTCGTCACCGCGGCGCCAGCGCCGGCCGCGACCGGCTCGTTGCTGCGGAACGACACCGGCCTCTACCCGCGCGCGATCCGCCTCGAGCACAACGGCGCGGCGAACGGGCGGGTGCTGGCGAGCGTGGTCACGTTCGGCGGCAACCCGGTCGACGGGCTCGGCGCGATCTATGAGAGCACCGACGCCGGGGCGACGTTCGCGCAGGTCGGCACCGTCGCCGACCCCGAGGCGGGCGACGGACGCGGGCTGTGTTGCTCGACGCTGTACGAGCTGCCGCAACAGATCGGCGCGATGCCCGCGGGCACCTTGCTGTGGGCGGCGTCCGTACGGGCCGACGCGCGGCCGATGGCGATCCGGATCTGGAAGAGCAACGACATCGGGCGGTCCTGGTCGTACCTGTCCAACTGCGTCACCGCGCCGAACACCCGCGGCACCTGGGAGCCGGAGTTCTCCGTCGCGTCGGACGGTCGCCTGGTGTGCCACTACGCCGACGAGACCGACGCCGCGCACAGCCAGAAGCTGATGAAGGTGCGGTCGACCGACGGCATCACCTGGACCGACCGCAGCGCGTCCGTCGCGAGCACGGCGAGCGGGCACCGACCGGGGATGCCGGTGGTGCGGAAACTGCCGGACGGCCGGTACGTGATGGTGTACGAGATCTGCGGGCTCGGCGGCCAGTACGACTGCGTCGTGCACTGGCGCGACTCTGCGGACGGATGGAGCTGGGGAACCCCGTCAGCGTTGGGGATTCGGCCCCAGACGGTGGACGGCAAGTACTTCACACACACCCCGACGCTGGCCTGGGCGCCGAGCGTGGGGAACTCGAGCGGCAAGCTGCTGCTGGTCGGGCAGATCCTGCAGAACGCGAACGGCTCGGTCGCCGCGGACAACGGACGTACGGTGCTGGTCAACACCGAGGGCGCGCATGGGAACTGGTACGAGATCCCCGCTCCGGTCGCCGTGACCAACCCGTACAACAACTTCTGCCCGAACTACAGCTCGCCGCTGCTGCCCTCCGCCGATGGTGCGCGGGTGCTGGAGATCGCGACGGACTACGACGGGCCGGTGTGCAAGCCGTACTACGCGACGGCATCGGCGATCGGCTCGCAGGACGCGGCGGGCATCGTCAGCGGCGCGACGTACCGGGCGGTCGCCGTGATCTCCGGGCACTGCCTGGACGTGGCAGCGGACTCGCGCGTGCCGGGCGGCAACATCCAGCAGTGGACGTGCAACGGGCTGGGGCCGCAGAACTTCGTCGTGACGCACCGGGCGGAAGGGTGGTACACGTTCGTGGGCCAGAACAGCCAGCTCTGTATGGACGTGGAGAACGGGTCGCCCGATGCCGGCGCCGACGTACGGCAATGGACCTGCAACGCCGCACCGGCTCAGGACTGGCGCATCGTCAACGTGGGCAGGGGCTACTACAAGGTGGTGTCCCGCGCGAGCGGCCACTGCCTCGACGTCGCGGGCGGCTCGGGAGCGCCGGGAGCGAACGTCGCCCAGTGGTTCTGCAACAACCTCGCCCCACAGACCTGGCGCTTCGAACGCCGCTAG
- a CDS encoding ester cyclase — translation MSPDELRARSRRLLEEVFNQGDLAVAEELISPAYALHDIRAGAAPTGIDGLRQYVRMLRLAFPDINGYLEDVIADGDRVVQRISVSGTHLGAYLGTPPSGRRVAYDLIHIDRFGPDGRIVESWCIDDQLGLLQQIGAIAAPVQTGV, via the coding sequence ATGTCACCGGACGAACTTAGAGCCCGGTCCAGACGGCTGCTCGAGGAGGTGTTCAACCAGGGCGACCTGGCGGTCGCGGAGGAGTTGATCTCCCCGGCGTACGCGCTCCACGACATCCGTGCTGGAGCGGCGCCGACGGGTATCGACGGGTTGCGGCAGTACGTGCGGATGCTGCGGCTCGCGTTCCCCGACATCAACGGCTATCTCGAGGACGTCATCGCGGACGGAGACCGAGTAGTGCAACGCATCTCGGTGTCCGGCACGCACCTTGGCGCCTACCTGGGGACCCCGCCGTCTGGGCGGCGGGTCGCCTACGACCTGATCCACATCGATCGCTTCGGGCCGGACGGCCGGATCGTCGAGAGCTGGTGCATCGACGACCAGTTGGGCCTGCTGCAGCAGATCGGTGCGATCGCGGCTCCCGTTCAGACAGGGGTATGA